Proteins encoded in a region of the Podospora pseudopauciseta strain CBS 411.78 chromosome 6, whole genome shotgun sequence genome:
- the ICL2 gene encoding mitochondrial 2-methylisocitrate lyase (EggNog:ENOG503NU9G; COG:C) translates to MLRTILPRVPRRILTARLTSALSSGSARAHAVRSLSTTAVTRMSSLPPANPPLTTTSAFEAYQLLPEAQKAGAAEDALFEAQVKEVEAWWASSRFEGIKRDWTAADVVSKRGSLQQNYPSSVMARKLWNLVREREAAGKPIHTLGAIDPIQMTQQAPHQEVLYISGWACSSLLTTTNEVSPDFGDYPYNTVPNQVQRLFKAQSMHDRKHWFLRSKMSPEERAKTPYTDYLRPIIADGDTGHGGLTAVMKLAKLFAENGAAAVHFEDQMHGGKKCGHLAGKVLVPTSEHINRLKAARFQWDVMGTENLVIARTDSESGKLISSSIDVRDHEFILGVADPSVGSLAETLASMEAKGASGSEIDAFEAQWVKSTKLVTFDEAAVAHFEKHGVPQEKIAEYQSAVKADRDMGISERRKLASSITPDAPVYWDWDVPRTREGFYHFRNGMNAATKRALAFGPYADLLWVETGDPNVQVAKDLGQAVRSVYPGKGLVYNLSPSFNWMAHGFTPETLRSFIWDIAKEGFVLQLVSLAGLHSTATISNELAKKFKEHGMAAYVELVQRREKELGVDVLTHQKWSGASYVDAVLGHIQSGSSGSKSMGEGNTEGQFE, encoded by the coding sequence ATGTTGCGCACCATTCTCCCCCGCGTCCCCCGGCGGATCCTGACTGCACGGCTAACCTCCGCCTTGTCTTCCGGATCAGCTAGGGCGCACGCCGTTCGCTCCCTATCTACAACTGCGGTCACCAGAATGTCTTCTCTCCCACCAGCAAACCCACCACTGACCACGACGTCAGCTTTTGAGGCCTACCAGCTCTTGCCCGAGGCGCAAAAGGCCGGAGCGGCCGAAGATGCCTTGTTCGAAGCTCAAGTCAAGGAGGTTGAAGCCTGGTGGGCTTCTTCCCGTTTTGAGGGCATCAAGCGCGACTGGACAGCCGCCGATGTCGTGAGCAAGCGCGGCTCCCTCCAGCAAAACTACCCTAGCTCCGTCATGGCGCGCAAGCTATGGAACCTCGTCCGCGAGCGCGAAGCTGCTGGCAAGCCCATCCACACACTGGGTGCCATCGACCCTATCCAGATGACACAACAAGCGCCGCATCAGGAGGTCCTCTACATCTCTGGCTGGGCCTGCTCCTCGCTCTTGACGACCACCAACGAGGTTTCCCCTGACTTTGGCGACTACCCTTACAACACGGTTCCCAACCAGGTCCAGCGCCTGTTCAAGGCACAAAGCATGCACGACCGCAAGCACTGGTTCCTGCGCTCCAAGATGAGCCCCGAGGAGCGCGCAAAGACCCCTTACACCGACTACCTCCGCCCCATTATTGCCGATGGCGATACCGGTCACGGTGGTTTGACCGCCGTCATGAAGCTGGCCAAGCTCTTTGCTGAGAACGGCGCGGCGGCGGTGCACTTTGAGGACCAGATGCACGGCGGTAAGAAGTGCGGGCATTTGGCTGGCAAGGTTCTCGTCCCAACGAGCGAGCACATCAACCGCCTCAAGGCTGCCCGGTTCCAGTGGGATGTCATGGGAACTGAAAACTTGGTGATCGCCCGTACCGACTCGGAGAGCGGCAAGCTTATTTCGTCATCTATTGACGTCCGTGATCACGAGTTCATCCTCGGTGTTGCGGACCCCTCTGTTGGGTCTCTTGCCGAAACGCTGGCTTCGATGGAAGCAAAGGGTGCCTCTGGTTCAGAGATTGACGCCTTTGAGGCCCAGTGGGTCAAGTCGACGAAGCTGGTCACCTTTGACGAGGCTGCCGTTGCCCACTTTGAGAAGCATGGTGTGCCCCAGGAGAAAATTGCAGAGTACCAGTCTGCCGTTAAGGCAGACAGGGACATGGGCATTTCTGAGCGCCGCAAGCTTGCCTCGTCGATTACCCCTGATGCCCCTGTGTACTGGGACTGGGATGTCCCCCGCACCCGTGAGGGCTTCTACCACTTCCGCAACGGCATGAACGCTGCTACCAAGCGTGCGTTGGCTTTTGGTCCCTATGCCGACCTTCTTTGGGTTGAGACTGGTGACCCGAATGTGCAGGTGGCTAAGGATCTTGGTCAGGCTGTCAGGTCGGTCTACCCTGGCAAGGGGTTGGTGTATAACCTCAGCCCGTCGTTCAACTGGATGGCGCATGGGTTTACCCCCGAGACGCTCAGAAGCTTCATCTGGGATATTGCCAAGGAGGGGTTTGTCCTTCAGCTTGTCAGCTTGGCTGGTCTGCACAGCACCGCAACAATCAGCAAtgagctggccaagaagtTCAAGGAGCATGGCATGGCTGCTTATGTGGAGCTTGTTCAGAgaagggagaaggagttgggtgttgatgttttgaCACACCAAAAATGGAGCGGTGCTAGCTACGTTGATGCTGTGTTGGGTCATATTCAGAGTGGCAGCTCAGGGAGTAAGAGTATGGGTGAGGGGAATACGGAGGGGCAGTTTGAGTAG
- a CDS encoding hypothetical protein (EggNog:ENOG503NWE0; COG:Q), with the protein MSGRLAGKNAIVTGAAGGIGLETTILFAREGANVLMADISEEALSRAQAKVKQLVPAAGKIETTICDVSKESAVQAAVESLDAWGGVDVMFNNAGIMHARDDDAVNTPEDIWDLTQNINVKGVWFGCKHAVLSLRRHNKTKGSIINTASVVALVGSATPQLAYTASKGAVLAMTRELAIVHAREGYRFNSLCPAPLNTPLLQDWLGDDKAKRHRREVHFPTGRFGEAIEQAQAVLFLASDDSSFVNGHDFVVDGGMTKAYVTPEGPAAPAPVNNASKHSL; encoded by the exons ATGTCCGGTCGTCTAGCTGGTAAAAACGCCATTGTCACCGGCGCCGCCGG TGGCATCGGCCTCGAAACAACCATCCTCTTCGCCCGCGAAGGCGCCAACGTCCTCATGGCCGACATATCCGAAGAAGCCCTCTCCCGCGCCCAAGCAAAAGTCAAACAGCTCGTCCCCGCCGCCGGCAAGATCGAAACCACCATCTGCGACGTCTCCAAGGAGTCTGCCGTCCAAGCCGCCGTCGAGTCCCTCGACGCCTGGGGCGGCGTCGACGTCATGTTCAACAATGCTGGCATCATGCACGCCCGCGACGACGACGCGGTCAACACCCCCGAGGACATCTGGGATCTGACGCAAAACATCAACGTCAAGGgcgtttggtttggttgcaAGCACGCCGTCCTTTCGTTGCGGAGAcacaacaagaccaagggGTCGATCATCAACACTGCGTCTGTTGTTGCGCTTGTCGGGTCGGCTACACCGCAGTTGGCGTACACCGCTAGCAAGGGTGCTGTGTTGGCCATGACGAGAGAGCTGGCGATTGTGCATGCCAGGGAGGGGTATCGATTCAACAGCTTGTGCCCTGCGCCGTTGAACACCCCTTTGCTGCAGGATTGGTTGGGCGATGACAAGGCTAAAAGACACAGGAGAGAGGTGCACTTCCCTACTGGCAGATTCGGTGAGGCCATTGAGCAGGCGCAAGCGGTTCTGTTCTTGGCCAGCGATGACAGCAGCTTCGTCAACGGCCATGACtttgtggtggatggtggtATGACCAAGGCGTATGTTACCCCCGAGGGCCCGGCTGCCCCCGCGCCCGTGAACAACGCCTCCAAGCACAGCTTGTAA
- a CDS encoding hypothetical protein (COG:I; EggNog:ENOG503NV85) — translation MALTTAYSGAPAGRMPFDNAFGFTFSQPFQHESDFTPANHRVPKVNDEQPIFVDNKSGRALTYSQIRADSLALASGLLSLPNLDPTEIKKLPPTPSCPQGPEIAPVVLIQLPNCLPFAPILLGTFASGFTATLVSPALTADEVAWILQNAKPRVIITATACLEAMKAAIGKQEGDRSFWNGVPVFTVDAVNDTYPLAFSGQSNPQDWRQLLQAKRKPSVQPNQRLNEQQAKARTAVILWSSGTSGRSKGVLLSHHALNFASASLWHDADYYPPSGPQRWLGFAPFYHVFGLCNVFLLGIAAGARVFIMQGFKLPDMLEGIRKRQITYVHMSPPVAVMLAKAEVVEEYAKRDPKTGRNGFSSVVGAVTGGAPLGHEVVVQVYKRCGFRIRLGYGLSETCSTALQRGLGEREMGEQAGDTGLPHWGVEVMIASGEGYATKEGEKTPAAGVDVEGEVLVKAPGLMSAYLPVGLFLGAKPDMSVTNEALTADGWFRTGDVGALCKAGRLRITDRLKELIKVRAYQVAPAELEAVLCSSESVGDAGVVGVYDDDEATEWPRAFVVPAGGKGNKSRADLEKLAVELKELVEKRTAKYKWLVGGIVFIDQVPKSPSGKILRRLLKSGAEGTKGVEIKLYEKKKRSAKL, via the exons ATGGCTCTCACAACAGCTTACTCCGGTGCGCCGGCCGGGAGGATGCCGTTTGACAACGCCTTCGGGTTTACCTTTAGCCAACCGTTCCAGCACGAAAGCGACTTCACTCCGGCAAACCACCGGGTGCCCAAGGTGAATGACGAGCAGCCTATTTTTGTGGACAACAAGTCTG GTCGCGCATTAACCTACTCCCAAATCCGCGCCGATTCTCTTGCCTTGGCATCCGGCCTGTTGAGCCTCCCGAATCTCGACCCGACCGAAATCAAGAAACTCCCTCCCACACCATCATGCCCCCAAGGCCCAGAGATCGCaccggtggtgttgattcAACTACCGAATTGCCTCCCCTTTGCGCCTATTCTCCTGGGTACTTTTGCCTCGGGGTTCACGGCTACGCTTGTCTCGCCTGCCCTGACGGCGGATGAGGTTGCCTGGATTTTGCAAAATGCCAAACCGAGGGTCATCATCACTGCGACGGCGTGCTTAGAGGCGATGAAGGCCGCTATTGGGAAGCAAGAAGGGGATAGGAGTTTCTGGAATGGGGTGCCAGTTTTTACCGTCGATGCTGTCAACGATACCTACCCTCTGGCGTTCTCGGGACAGTCAAACCCCCAAGATTGGAGACAACTCCTGCAAGCGAAGAGGAAGCCATCCGTCCAGCCAAATCAGCGGCTTAACGAGCAGCAAGCCAAAGCCCGGACGGCGGTTATCCTTTGGTCATCCGGCACATCAGGCAGATCAAAAGGTgttctcctctcccaccacgcCCTCAACTTCGCCAGCGCCTCCCTCTGGCACGACGCCGATTATTATCCTCCTAGCGGCCCGCAGCGCTGGCTTGGGTTTGCCCCGTTTTACCACGTCTTCGGCCTCTGCAATGTTTTCCTCTTGGGCATCGCCGCCGGGGCGAGGGTGTTTATCATGCAGGGGTTCAAACTCCCGGATATGCTCGAGGGGATAAGGAAGCGTCAGATCACGTACGTGCACATGTCGCCTCCTGTCGCGGTGATGCTGGCCaaggcggaggtggtggaggagtatGCCAAGCGAGACCCAAAGACGGGGAGGAACGGGTTTAGCTCTGTTGTTGGGGCGGTGACGGGGGGTGCGCCGCTGGGGCATGAGGTGGTTGTGCAGGTGTACAAGAGGTGCGGGTTTAGGATTCGGTTGGGGTACGGGCTGAGCGAGACTTGTAGTACGGCGTTgcagagggggttgggggagagggagatgggggagcaGGCGGGGGATACGGGGTTGCCGCattggggggtggaggtcATGATTGCTAGCGGGGAGGGGTATGCGACCAAGGAAGGGGAGAAGAcgccggcggcgggggtggatgtggagggggaggtgttggttaAGGCGCCCGGGTTGATGTCGGCGTATCTGCCGGTGGGGCTGTTTTTGGGGGCGAAGCCGGACATGTCGGTTACGAATGAGGCGCTCACGGCGGATGGGTGGTTCAGGACGGGCGATGTCGGTGCCTTGTGCAaggcggggaggttgaggatcaCGGATCGGTTGAAGGAGTTGATCAAGGTCAGGGCGTATCAGGTTGCGCCGGCTGAGCTGGAGGCGGTGCTCTGCAGCAGCGAGTCGGTCGGCGACGCTGGTGTGGTTGGTGTCtatgatgacgacgaggctACCGAGTGGCCTAGGGCTTTTGTCGTCCCTGCCGGCGGGAAGGGGAATAAGTCACGGGCTGATCTGGAGAAGCTGGCTGTTGAGCTGAAAGAGCTTGTGGAGAAGCGCACGGCCAAGTACAAGTGGCTGGTGGGTGGGATTGTGTTTATTGACCAGGTGCCCAAGAGTCCAAGCGGCAAGATTCTCAGAAGGCTGCTGAAGAGCGGTGCAGAAGGGACCAAGGGGGTCGAGATCAAGCTCTacgagaagaaaaagaggagcGCCAAGTTGTAA
- a CDS encoding hypothetical protein (EggNog:ENOG503NYG9; COG:S), with translation MKAVAFLLPALAAASPVAQVVGNDGWANAPDPKQIQIDKASFSGNGCPQGSVSTSISPDKTVVTFGFDRFQTYIGPGYDPTAKTKNCQLHLSLKYPSGFQFAVVESTYHGYAQLEKGVTGTFYSTYYFSQDASATTTTQTSITGGGIWESGQVYTKADRIPTASYIYSPCGASGILNVNNRIALTSSNRTAIGEITNDDATVAFTQQLNIAWRTCK, from the exons ATGAAGGCCGTcgctttcctcctccccgctcTCGCTGCTGCCAGCCCCGTTGCTCAGGTCGTCGGAAACGACGGCTGGGCCAACGCCCCCGACCCGAAGCAGATCCAGATCGACAAGGCCAGCTTCTCTGGAAACGGCTGCCCCCAGGGCTCCGtttccacctccatctcTCCCGATAAGACT GTTGTCACCTTCGGTTTCGACCGCTTCCAGACCTACATCGGCCCCGGCTATGACCCCACTGCTAAGACCAAGAACTGCCAGCTCCATCTCTCCCTAAAG TACCCCAGCGGCTTCCAGTTCGCCGTTGTCGAGTCTACCTACCACGGCTACGCTCAGCTCGAGAAGGGCGTCACCGGCACCTTTTACAGCACCTACTACTTCAGCCAGGACGCcagcgccaccaccaccacccagacCTCCATCACAGGCGGCGGCATCTGGGAGTCTGGCCAGGTCTACACCAAGGCCGACCGCATCCCCACCGCCAGCTACATCTACTCGCCCTGCGGCGCCAGCGGCATCCTCAACGTCAACAACCGCATCGccctcaccagcagcaaccgcaCTGCCATCGGCGAGATCACCAACGACGACGCCACCGTTGCCTTCACCCAGCAGCTCAACATCGCCTGGCGCACCTGCAAATAG
- a CDS encoding hypothetical protein (EggNog:ENOG503NU9T; COG:E), with amino-acid sequence MGQQEKEPEVTVEQLPDLLANDNAVKLAGVDVDGQLRGKLVSKKKFLSIAKSGFGFCSVIFGWDMHDMTYVRELKVSNKENGYRDIIAVPDLQSYRRIPWEDNVPFFLVSFFDPDTKNPVSACPRGLVRAQLEKFKTINVGAMAGAEYEFYQFKSPSNNQNDNLTSGTAAFLQQNPPHSLPALTEGMFGYSLTRPVHNSGYYYDVFNSCEAFKCNIEGWHTESGPGVYEAALEFGEAAQMADRASLFKYVVKSVATKYDITPCFMAKPKQGLPGNSGHMHISLVNHRGENLLFRGGKDEKAQYSDIESLSDLGRQFLAGILEGLPDVMPMVAPTINSYKRLVENFWAPVTVSWGLEHRAASIRLIAPPTCKPAATRFEIRVPGADANPYYVMAAMLALGWRGIEKKLEIPCPPLGKGEEVGGESDMGVRLAKNLREANDRFTRTGSIAREVFGDEFVDHFGGTREHEIRLWDEAVTDWEMKRYIETV; translated from the exons ATGGGCCAACAGGAGAAAGAACCAGAGGTCACGGTGGAACAACTCCCAGACCTCCTTGCCAACGACAATGCTGTCAAGCTCGCCGGTGTCGATGTTGACGGCCAGCTCCGCGGCAAGCTCgtctccaagaagaagtTCCTCTCGATTGCAAAGAGTGGCTTTGGCTTCTGTTCTGTCATCTTCGGCTGGGATATGCACGATATGACTTATGTGCGCGAGCTCAAGGTCAGCAACAAGGAGAATGGATACAGGGATATTATCGCAGTGCCGGACTTGCAGAGCTACAGGCGCATTCCATGGGAAGACAATGTGCCGTTTTTCCTGGTCAGCTTCTTTGATCCTGATACGAAGAATCCCGTTTCTGCGTGCCCGAGAGGTCTGGTCAGGGCGCAACTCGAGAAGTTCAAGACGATCAATGTCGGAGCCATGGCGGGAG CCGAGTACGAGTTCTACCAGTTCAAGAGCCCTTCCAACAACCAAAACGATAACTTGACCTCTGGTACCGCGGCATTCTTGCAACAAAACCCGCCACATAGTCTACCCGCTCTGACTGAAGGCATGTTTGGATACAGCTTGACGAGACCGGTCCACAACAGCGGGTACTACTACGACGTCTTCAACAGCTGTGAGGCTTTCAAGTGCAACATCGAGGGGTGGCATACCGAAAGTGGACCGGGAGTCTACGAAGCAGCGCTCGAGTTTGGTGAGGCAGCGCAGATGGCAGATCGCGCGAGTTTGTTCAAGTATGTGGTCAAGTCGGTCGCGACTAAGTACGACATCACCCCATGCTTCATGGCAAAACCCAAGCAAGGCCTGCCCGGAAACAGTGGGCACATGCATATTTCGCTCGTCAACCACCGCGGGGAAAATTTGCTGTTCCGTGGAGGAAAGGACGAGAAGGCTCAGTACTCAGACATTGAGTCTCTGTCGGACTTGGGAAGACAGTTTTTGGCTGGTATTCTGGAAGGTCTGCCAGATGTCATGCCCATGGTAGCGCCCACGATCAACAGTTACAAGCGGTTGGTGGAGAACTTTTGGGCTCCTGTCACGGTGTCATGGGGCCTTGAGCACAGAGCGGCTTCCATCCGGCTCATTGCGCCTCCTACCTGCAAGCCGGCTGCCACGAGATTCGAGATTCGGGTTCCTGGCGCAGACGCAAACCCATACTACGTCATGGCTGCCATGCTGGCGCTCGGCTGGCGCGGTATCGAGAAGAAACTGGAGATTCCGTGCCCTCCGCTTGGAAAGGGCGAGGAAGTCGGCGGTGAGTCGGATATGGGGGTGAGACTGGCCAAGAACCTCAGGGAGGCCAATGACCGATTCACTCGCACCGGCAGCATCGCGAGGGAGGTGTTTGGTGACGAGTTTGTGGACCACTTTGGTGGTACAAGAGAGCACGAGATAAGACTGTGGGATGAGGCTGTTACCGATTG GGAGATGAAGCGTTATATCGAGACTGTGTGA
- a CDS encoding hypothetical protein (COG:S; EggNog:ENOG503PEJW), producing the protein MSTPESADEGLDVTKPVDINKLHIEEIDPDGDLVLHVGADSDPTPRTFRVDPAALRRASPVFKAMLFGPSAESKPAGEQWLVSLPEDDPDDFEIILQIVHCQFHVRRIPRKLMTRKAVYGLLLLTDKYQMTHLLAPWKHTLVDFGRNGEVKWQGYKDIRWCPFEAFLSWQLGFSRVFRAHTVQIVYHCWIDPQSRVLVFNNDQGDKTPLRQLRFGPLDMEGESPVCA; encoded by the coding sequence ATGTCGACCCCGGAAAGCGCCGATGAAGGTCTTGATGTCACAAAGCCAgtcgacatcaacaaactCCACATCGAGGAAATCGATCCAGACGGAGATCTTGTTCTCCATGTCGGAGCCGACTCGGATCCCACCCCCCGCACTTTCAGAGTCGATCCGGCAGCCCTTCGCCGTGCATCCCCAGTGTTCAAGGCAATGCTATTCGGTCCTTCGGCAGAGTCCAAACCTGCAGGCGAGCAGTGGCTGGTTTCGCTGCCAGAGGACGACCCCGATGACTTTGAAATCATCCTGCAAATCGTCCACTGCCAATTCCATGTCAGGAGGATCCCCAGAAAGCTCATGACAAGGAAAGCGGTCTACGGCTTGCTGCTTCTCACTGACAAGTACCAAATGACTCACTTGCTCGCGCCGTGGAAGCACACGTTGGTAGATTTTGGAAGAAACGGGGAAGTGAAGTGGCAGGGTTACAAAGACATTAGATGGTGCCCGTTTGAGGCATTTCTATCCTGGCAATTGGGCTTCTCGAGAGTCTTCAGAGCTCACACTGTTCAAATTGTGTACCATTGCTGGATCGATCCGCAAAGCAGAGTCCTGGTATTCAATAATGACCAGGGGGATAAGACGCCGCTCCGCCAGTTACGTTTTGGTCCTCTTGATATGGAAGGCGAGTCACCTGTCTGTGCGTAG
- a CDS encoding hypothetical protein (COG:S; EggNog:ENOG503PEJW), with protein MSSDPIGPTEGPGNPVGKAVENQQEAGNQGKGRTSEAAAVEKIVAPATVVGKSPVVENIDEDGDLVLHIGPTSNLRAFRIDSSTLRRTSEVFRAWICRWSTDKPSDSQWVFDLPEDDPASFKTILHIVHGQFDQATKTMAESDGSMLYELLVLCDKYNMAYMIKPWANAWLNRTIKDTQDTPSYWKLAFIAWELGRYDLFIESCQNIILTSQPSHDGSGLVAYGCQLGDCRLGPLKMEERFEPIRYAIIQALLDFYHTEVKDRLLEKVPTHSPVQPTASHSVGRSPTLSFGNTRQTSSHSPMTNTACNQIFLGGIIQATVTLLRGSTETENMDAGILVLLPTEASEFKDSPAKLIGQMTTIFQAVQPLGFGHEVCHPAAKFLSFQQTIKEFTAECNKGWDGLLLTPADKGRLAKRKVLFG; from the exons ATGTCGAGTGATCCAATCGGACCTACCGAGGGTCCTGGCAACCCGGTCGGAAAAGCCGTCGAGAACCAACAAGAAGCTGGCAACCAAGGAAAAGGTCGGACAAGTGAGGCCGCCGCTGTTGAGAAGATCGTTGCGCCTGCGACTGTTGTCGGCAAAAGCCCCGTCGTCGAGAAcattgatgaggatggcgatCTTGTCCTCCATATCGGCCCCACTTCAAACCTGAGGGCATTCAGAATTGACTCCTCTACTCTTCGCCGCACTTCTGAAGTCTTCCGAGCGTGGATTTGCCGCTGGAGCACCGACAAACCGAGCGATTCACAATGGGTATTCGACCTGCCGGAGGACGACCCCGCCAGTTTCAAAACCATCCTCCATATTGTCCACGGACAGTTTGACCAAGCCACAAAGACCATGGCGGAGAGCGACGGCAGTATGCTATACGAGCTGCTGGTGCTTTGCGATAAATATAACATGGCCTATATGATCAAGCCCTGGGCTAATGCATGGCTCAATCGCACCATCAAGGACACGCAAGATACGCCCAGCTACTGGAAGCTTGCATTCATTGCTTGGGAATTAGGACGTTATGATCTATTCATCGAGAGCTGTCAAAATATCATCCTTACGTCCCAGCCTTCCCATGATGGAAGCGGACTAGTGGCCTATGGATGCCAGTTGGGTGATTGCCGCCTTGGCCCTCTCAAGATGGAAG AGAGATTCGAACCGATCAGATACGCGATTATTCAAGCTCTACTCGACTTCTACCACACTGAGGTCAAGGATCGTCTGCTTGAGAAGGTCCCTACCCACAGTCCCGTTCAACCTACTGCATCTCACTCTGTAGGGAGATCACCAACCCTGTCATTCGGCAACACTCGCCAAACCTCATCTCATTCCCCAATGACCAACACCGCGTGCAATCAGATTTTTCTGGGGGGCATCATCCAGGCCACCGTGACGCTACTACGGGGCTCAACCGAAACCGAGAATATGGACGCTGGAATCTTGGTCCTTCTTCCCACTGAGGCATCTGAGTTCAAGGATAGCCCTGCCAAGCTAATTGGACAGATGACTACTATCTTCCAAGCCGTTCAGCCATTGGGATTTGGTCACGAGGTCTGCCATCCTGCAGCCAAGTTTCTGTCTTTTCAGCAAACCATCAAGGAGTTCACGGCAGAGTGTAATAAAGGATGGGATGGTCTGCTGTTAACTCCAGCGGATAAAGGCAGACTGGCCAAGAGAAAGGTGCTCTTTGGCTGA
- the CIT3 gene encoding citrate synthase (EggNog:ENOG503NU5Z; COG:H): MALNFRKAPRALGALRPLAATPVRYAPITRRTYSTAEPDLKTTLKEVIPAKRELFKKVKAHGSKVIGEVKVENTIGGMRGLKAMVWEGSVLDANEGIRFHGRTIKDCQKELPKGKTGTEMLPEAMFWLLLTGKVPSVKQTRQFSRELAEQGQLPDFVTKLLDSFPKDLHPMTQFAIAVSALNYTSKFAKAYEEGLNKADYWEPTFDDCISLLAKLPTIAAKIYQNSYKGGGALPAEIDLEQDWSYNFAAMLGKGGKENENFQDLLRLYLALHGDHEGGNVSAHTTHLVGSALSDPFLSYSAGLQGLAGPLHGLAAQEVLRWIIQMKEAIPDNYTENDIHDYLWSTLNSGRVVPGYGHAVLRKPDPRFEALMDYAAARPEIAADPVFQLVEKNSRIAPEVLKKHGKTKNPYPNVDSSSGVLFHHYGFHETLYYTATFGVSRGLGPLAQLIWDRALGLPIERPKSINLEGLLKQVEGQ, translated from the exons ATGGCTTTGAACTTCAGAAAGGCACCCCGCGCATTGGGCGCTCTGCGT CCTCTTGCTGCCACTCCAGTTAGATATGCCCCAATTACACGACGGACATACTCTACCGCCGAACCCGACCTCAAGACAACGCTCAAGGAGGTGATCCCTGCCAAGCGCGAGCTGttcaagaaggtcaaggccCACGGCTCCAAGGTCATTGGCGAGGTCAAGGTTGAGAACACAATTGGTGGTATGCGCGGCCTCAAGGCCATGGTATGGGAGGGTTCCGTGCTCGATGCCAACGAGGGTATTCGCTTCCACGGCCGCACCATCAAGGACTGCCAAAAGGAGCTTCCCAAGGGCAAGACCGGCACCGAGATGCTTCCGGAGGCCATGTTCTGGCTTTTGCTTACTGGTAAAGTGCCCTCTGTCAAGCAGACCCGCCAGTTCTCGCGCGAGCTCGCCGAGCAAGGCCAGCTCCCAGACTTTGTCACCAAGCTGCTTGACAGCTTCCCCAAGGACCTCCACCCAATGACCCAATTTGCCATTGCTGTTTCCGCCTTGAACTACACATCCAAGTTTGCCAAGGCGTACGAGGAGGGCCTCAACAAGGCCGATTACTGGGAGCCTACCTTTGACGACTGCATCTCTCTTCTCGCCAAATTGCCCACTATCGCGGCCAAGATCTACCAAAACTCCTACAAGGGTGGCGGTGCACTTCCCGCCGAGATCGACCTCGAGCAAGATTGGTCCTACAACTTCGCCGCCATGCTCGGCAAGGGCGGCAAGGAGAACGAGAACTTCCAAGACCTCCTCCGTCTCTACCTCGCCCTCCACGGTGACCACGAAGGCGGCAACGTCTCGGCCCATACCACCCACCTGGTTGGTAGCGCACTGAGCGACCCCTTCCTCAGCTACAGCGCCGGTCTCCAGGGTCTCGCCGGCCCCCTCCACGGCCTCGCCGCCCAGGAAGTCCTCCGCTGGATCATCCAGATGAAGGAGGCCATCCCCGATAACTACACCGAAAACGACATCCACGACTACCTCTGGTCCACCCTCAACAGCGGCCGTGTCGTGCCCGGTTACGGCCACGCCGTGCTCCGTAAGCCGGACCCACGCTTCGAGGCCCTGATGGACTACGCTGCTGCCCGCCCCGAGATCGCCGCCGACCCAGTCTTCCAGCTTGTGGAGAAGAACAGCCGTATTGCGCCTGAGGTGCTGAAGAAGCATGGAAAGACCAAGAACCCCTACCCCAATGTGGACTCCAGCTCTGGTGTGCTGTTCCACCACTACGGCTTCCACGAGACGCTGTACTATACCGCCACTTTTGGCGTCAGCAGAGGATTGGGCCCGTTGGCGCAGCTGATCTGGGATCGGGCGTTGGGTCTGCCCATTGAGAGGCCTAAGAGCATCaatttggaggggttgttgaagcAAGTTGAGGGGCAGTAG